Proteins from a genomic interval of Channa argus isolate prfri chromosome 11, Channa argus male v1.0, whole genome shotgun sequence:
- the ppp1r3c2b gene encoding protein phosphatase 1 regulatory subunit 3C-B-like, producing MDMSSTIVLPLVEAWPQSAGLIEIAVRLYLNQRKHLCPHVWVPILKPRRSCIRPPVSDQLPYDNLSHLTHPLSSFLDELDDEVLISIKKKQVVFADCRGLSLTAVRVFSDEEEQSDLDLLPSLQGFRSMTDDSYCCTVSTCCPGTRLKLGFSQPSADFQAFRAKLSESMIILENCSVTDHALRGTVRVRNLSFEKDVRVRITFDSWQTYKDVPCTHLQERFGGPQTDIFKFDVAIPKLLDAKRKIEFCLSYLPGGQSKPFWDNNNGQNYSIKVCVSSHLSERA from the exons ATGGACATGTCCAGCACAAT TGTCCTGCCATTGGTTGAAGCTTGGCCCCAGTCTGCAGGGCTTATAGAGATTGCTGTCAGGCTGTACTTGAACCAGCGAAAACACCTGTGTCCTCATGTTTGGGTCCCAATCCTGAAACCCCGACGCTCTTGCATCCGTCCTCCCGTTTCAGATCAGCTGCCCTATGACAACCTGAGCCATCTGACTCACCCTCTCTCATCTTTCTTGGATGAGTTGGACGACGAGGTTTTGATTTCAATCAAGAAGAAACAGGTGGTTTTCGCTGACTGTAGAGGATTGTCTCTAACAGCCGTGCGAGTGTTTTCTGATGAAGAAGAGCAGTCTGACCTCGACCTGCTGCCATCGCTCCAGGGTTTTAGAAGCATGACAGATGACAGCTACTGCTGCACTGTCAGCACCTGCTGCCCAGGAACACGACTCAAACTGGGCTTCTCGCAGCCCTCTGCAGATTTCCAGGCCTTCCGTGCCAAACTGTCAGAGAGCATGATTATTCTGGAGAACTGCAGTGTTACTGACCACGCTCTCAGAGGTACCGTTCGAGTTAGGAACCTCAGTTTTGAAAAAGACGTGCGTGTGCGCATTACCTTTGACTCATGGCAGACCTACAAAGATGTGCCGTGTACGCATCTGCAGGAACGCTTTGGAGGACCTCAGACAGACATCTTTAAATTTGATGTTGCCATTCCTAAACTGCTAGATGCCAAAAGGAAGATAGAATTCTGTTTAAGTTATTTACCAGGTGGGCAGAGCAAGCCCTTTTGGGACAACAACAATGGACAGAATTACAgcattaaagtgtgtgtgagctcaCATCTGAGTGAAAGGGCATGA
- the LOC137136407 gene encoding phytanoyl-CoA hydroxylase-interacting protein isoform X2, with protein MTDMEAPLATPCNIQICEVTCDSFRIMWDMPPQDTARATHFFIDLSRKESSDPNRFKHRDVPTKLVAKAVPLPMAVRGHWFLSPRTDYCVAVQTAVRQPDGDYLVSEWSQVVEFCTGDYAMEHLQQLLDKAKGTAGRLLKFSFFYRNQHPDYFSYIRKECGGLMCPSLKDISGSHGSPINGKLHGVFFSCNTEFDTGLPPKDSPYGPLRFQIPAGYLLNPNICLYFADFYCMYTAYHYVVLVLAPVGSEGDTFCRTRLPMLDLASNPFLTYNNPQQTGEEPLYCHASDVILEVLFTEPVHLDQGSVEQISGHHQLMSLTTANAKKDPSCKVCNISVGR; from the exons ATGACAGATATGGAGGCCCCTCTTGCCACCCCTTGCAATATCCAGATTTGCGAGGTGACCTGTGACTCCTTCCGCATCATGTGGGATATGCCCCCCCAGGACACTGCCAGAGCCACACACTTCTTCATTGACCTGAGTCGTAAAGAGAGCAGTGACCCCAACCGTTTTAAACACAGG GATGTGCCAACTAAGTTGGTGGCCAAGGCAGTGCCTCTTCCCATGGCAGTCAGGGGACACTGGTTCCTCAGCCCCCGTACAGACTACTGTGTTGCTGTACAAACTGCTGTCAGACAGCCAGATGGTGACTACCTGGTGTCAGAGTGGAGCCAGGTGGTGGAGTTCTGCACGGGGG ACTATGCCATGGAACACCTACAGCAGCTTCTCGACAAAGCCAAGGGCACGGCAGGCAGGCTGCtgaaattctcttttttttatcgCAACCAGCATCCAGACTACTTCAGCTATATCAG GAAGGAATGTGGAGGATTGATGTgtccttccctgaaagacaTCAGTGGAAGTCACGGTTCTCCAATCAATGGCAAACTGCACGGAGTCTTCTTCAGCTGCAACACAGAGTTTGATACAGGGCTTCCTCCCAAAGACTCCCCTTATGGCCCCTTGCGTTTTCAGATTCCAGCTGGATATTTGCTAAATCCCAACATCTGCCTGTATTTTGCAGATTTCTACTGTATGTATACAGCTTACCACTATGTGGTGCTGGTGCTGGCACCTGTCGGCTCTGAGGGAGATACCTTCTGTCGTACACGCCTGCCTATGCTGGACCTCGCCTCCAACCCCTTTTTGACTTACAATAACCCCCAGCAGACGGGGGAGGAGCCTCTATACTGCCACGCAAGTGACGTAATCCTTGAGGTGCTTTTCACAGAGCCGGTTCATTTGGATCAGGGCAGTGTTGAGCAGATTAGTGGGCACCACCAGCTTATGAGTCTGACCACAGCCAACGCCAAGAAAGACCCAAGCTGCAAAGTGTGCAACATTAGTGTGGGACGCTGA
- the gins4 gene encoding DNA replication complex GINS protein SLD5, whose amino-acid sequence MSDVLSDDGSDINQDDSQEDVMTPAELIAKLEEAWLNEKFSPELLENRSEVVDCVMEQLTHMEANLQRVKKGDTKASVHRMEIDRIRFVLSSYLRSRLQKIEKFFAHVLEREKSRGEGDPSLLSPEEFAFAKEYYANTETYLKAVALKRMPPNLQAVDMLKAVPEPCLDSFVFLRVKERQENILVEPETDDQREYVVDLEEGSQHLMRYRTIAPLVSSGAVQLI is encoded by the exons atgtcgGATGTTTTGTCTGACGATGGCAGCGACATCAACCAAGATGACAGTCAGGAGGATGTTATGACCCCGGCAGAGCTGATAGCTAAACTGGAAGAA GCTTGGCTGAATGAGAAGTTCTCACCGGAGCTGCTGGAGAACCGATCGGAGGTGGTGGACTGTGTAATGGAGCAGCTGACTCACATG GAAGCCAACCTGCAGCGGGTGAAGAAAGGTGACACAAAGGCCAGTGTCCATCGCATGGAAATAGACAGGATTCGCTTTGTTCTTAGCAGTTACCTCCGCTCTCGTCTGCAGAAG ATTGAAAAGTTTTTCGCACATGTCCTGGAGAGAGAGAAGTCTCGAGGTGAGGGAGATCCATCTCTTCTTTCACCCGAGGAGTTTGCCTTCGCTAAAGA GTACTATGCCAACACAGAAACCTACCTGAAGGCTGTAGCACTGAAACGCATGCCCCCCAACTTACAGGCAGTGGATATGCTCAAAGCAG TTCCCGAGCCGTGCTTGGACTCGTTTGTGTTTCTGCGTGTGAAGGAGAGACAGGAAAACATCTTAGTTGAGCCTGAAACAGATGACCAGAG AGAGTATGTTGTGGATCTTGAAGAGGGCTCTCAGCACCTAATGCGGTATCGAACTATAGCGCCTCTTGTTTCAAGTGGAGCCGTACAGTTAATTTGA
- the LOC137136407 gene encoding phytanoyl-CoA hydroxylase-interacting protein isoform X1 — MQMTDMEAPLATPCNIQICEVTCDSFRIMWDMPPQDTARATHFFIDLSRKESSDPNRFKHRDVPTKLVAKAVPLPMAVRGHWFLSPRTDYCVAVQTAVRQPDGDYLVSEWSQVVEFCTGDYAMEHLQQLLDKAKGTAGRLLKFSFFYRNQHPDYFSYIRKECGGLMCPSLKDISGSHGSPINGKLHGVFFSCNTEFDTGLPPKDSPYGPLRFQIPAGYLLNPNICLYFADFYCMYTAYHYVVLVLAPVGSEGDTFCRTRLPMLDLASNPFLTYNNPQQTGEEPLYCHASDVILEVLFTEPVHLDQGSVEQISGHHQLMSLTTANAKKDPSCKVCNISVGR, encoded by the exons ATGCAA ATGACAGATATGGAGGCCCCTCTTGCCACCCCTTGCAATATCCAGATTTGCGAGGTGACCTGTGACTCCTTCCGCATCATGTGGGATATGCCCCCCCAGGACACTGCCAGAGCCACACACTTCTTCATTGACCTGAGTCGTAAAGAGAGCAGTGACCCCAACCGTTTTAAACACAGG GATGTGCCAACTAAGTTGGTGGCCAAGGCAGTGCCTCTTCCCATGGCAGTCAGGGGACACTGGTTCCTCAGCCCCCGTACAGACTACTGTGTTGCTGTACAAACTGCTGTCAGACAGCCAGATGGTGACTACCTGGTGTCAGAGTGGAGCCAGGTGGTGGAGTTCTGCACGGGGG ACTATGCCATGGAACACCTACAGCAGCTTCTCGACAAAGCCAAGGGCACGGCAGGCAGGCTGCtgaaattctcttttttttatcgCAACCAGCATCCAGACTACTTCAGCTATATCAG GAAGGAATGTGGAGGATTGATGTgtccttccctgaaagacaTCAGTGGAAGTCACGGTTCTCCAATCAATGGCAAACTGCACGGAGTCTTCTTCAGCTGCAACACAGAGTTTGATACAGGGCTTCCTCCCAAAGACTCCCCTTATGGCCCCTTGCGTTTTCAGATTCCAGCTGGATATTTGCTAAATCCCAACATCTGCCTGTATTTTGCAGATTTCTACTGTATGTATACAGCTTACCACTATGTGGTGCTGGTGCTGGCACCTGTCGGCTCTGAGGGAGATACCTTCTGTCGTACACGCCTGCCTATGCTGGACCTCGCCTCCAACCCCTTTTTGACTTACAATAACCCCCAGCAGACGGGGGAGGAGCCTCTATACTGCCACGCAAGTGACGTAATCCTTGAGGTGCTTTTCACAGAGCCGGTTCATTTGGATCAGGGCAGTGTTGAGCAGATTAGTGGGCACCACCAGCTTATGAGTCTGACCACAGCCAACGCCAAGAAAGACCCAAGCTGCAAAGTGTGCAACATTAGTGTGGGACGCTGA
- the polr3d gene encoding DNA-directed RNA polymerase III subunit RPC4 → MADSGSSDPSGQRVPAPGGSGAGLLMGRRPSSAISPGRLPSMRSRDLTLGGVKKKTFTPNIIGRKAKEEIKVEGGQRRERRDGDRGRGPRDRGRGRGRPEVIQSHSIFEQGPADMMMKKRGGYESERDAPSVGPSPIINIKKEKRETEEETKEILRSLNRDNFIDDPCLRSEQRSCPVQLPLAVSGWGFKEEFSNIAIKIEKADDYCDPMEPIVEIKQEPEDIEIKKSEAAFRPPSLPEPEVLPNLLHKWSLCKDDKLFFMQLPDSLPGQPPTKEHRPVKTEVQTEDGQSVLMKTEPQEEGPEDNSCNLKDLREGLIGKMLVRKSGRIQLILGQVIFDVSLGTSCSFLQELVSIGTEGRTGDLTVLGKVEHKIVCSPDFEALLQSIA, encoded by the exons ATGGCTGATTCAGGCTCAAGTGACCCCAGTGGTCAACGTGTACCAGCCCCTGGAGGAAGCGGTGCTGGACTGCTCATGGGTCGCCGGCCATCATCCGCCATTTCTCCTGGCCGTCTCCCCTCAATGCGATCAAGAGACCTCACCTTAGGGGGAGTGAAAAAG aaaacatttacaccCAACATTATTGGGCGAAAAGCCAAAGAGGA AATAAAAGTTGAGGGCgggcagaggagagagaggagagatggcGATCGTGGTCGAGGTccgagagacagaggcagaggccGAGGTCGCCCAGAGGTCATCCAGTCCCATTCGATTTTTGAACAGGGCCCTGCAgacatgatgatgaaaaaaagag GTGGCTATGAAAGTGAGAGAGATGCTCCAAGTGTGGGACCTTCACCCATCATCAATATTAAAAAGGAGAAGAGGGAAACTGAGGAAGAGACCAAAGAGATCCTGCGTAGTCTGAATCGAGACAAT TTTATAGATGATCCCTGCCTGCGGAGTGAGCAGAGAAGCTGCCCTGTTCAACTTCCCCTTGCTGTGTCAGGATGGGGATTCAAGGAGGAATTTAGCAATATTGCTATCAAAATTGAGAAGGCGGACGATTATTGTGATCCCATGGAGCCTATCGTTGAAA TCAAACAGGAGCCAGAGGATATAGAAATAAAGAAGTCGGAGGCTGCCTTTAGGCCTCCCTCACTCCCTGAACCTGAAGTTCTGCCCAACCTGCTGCATAAATGGAGCCTGTGCAAAGATGATAAGCTGTTCTTTATGCAGCTGCCTGACTCCCTGCCTGGCCAGCCTCCCACCAAAGAACACAGGCCGGTGAAAACAGAGGTGCAGACAGAGGATGGACAATCTGTGCTTATGAAAACAGAGCCTCAG GAAGAGGGACCTGAAGACAACAGCTGCAACCTAAAAGATCTGCGGGAGGGTCTTATAGGAAAGATGCTGGTGCGGAAGTCTGGTCGCATACAGCTCATACTCGGACAGGTGATATTTGATGTGTCACTAGGAACATCGTGCTCCTTCCTTCAG GAGCTGGTCTCTATTGGTACAGAGGGAAGAACAGGTGACTTGACTGTACTAGGAAAAGTCGAACACAAAATAGTCTGCTCCCCAGACTTTGAAGCTTTACTGCAGAGCATTGCTTGA